From Burkholderia savannae, a single genomic window includes:
- a CDS encoding outer membrane lipoprotein translates to MNTKPIRKTATQRPAFTKTALLASLAATAALSLSACVAPGAYGPYGSQPQYGAPVYSQPSYAQPSYSQPSYAQPDYSQPAQPDYSQPGYPQQGYAQPGYQQGYQPGYSTQYGTIAGIRPIGGAIGPSGVAGTVVGALVGGVLGNQIGRGHGRDAATVIGALGGAVAGNQIGQQMGAQPSAYRVDVQLSDGSMRSFDLQTPGDLRPGDRVRIDGNQISRY, encoded by the coding sequence ATGAACACGAAGCCCATCCGAAAGACGGCAACGCAGCGCCCGGCTTTCACGAAGACTGCTCTGCTCGCGTCGCTCGCCGCGACAGCCGCGCTGTCGCTGAGCGCATGCGTCGCGCCGGGTGCGTACGGACCGTATGGTTCGCAGCCGCAGTACGGCGCGCCCGTCTATTCGCAGCCGTCGTATGCGCAGCCGTCGTACTCGCAACCGTCGTACGCGCAGCCCGATTACTCACAGCCTGCGCAGCCTGATTACTCGCAGCCCGGTTATCCGCAGCAAGGCTATGCGCAGCCCGGCTATCAGCAGGGCTATCAGCCCGGCTACTCGACCCAGTACGGCACGATCGCCGGCATCCGCCCGATCGGCGGCGCGATCGGCCCGTCGGGCGTCGCGGGCACGGTCGTCGGCGCGCTCGTCGGCGGCGTGCTCGGCAACCAGATCGGCCGCGGCCATGGCCGCGACGCCGCGACGGTCATCGGCGCGCTCGGCGGCGCGGTCGCGGGCAACCAGATCGGCCAGCAGATGGGCGCGCAGCCGAGCGCCTATCGCGTCGACGTGCAATTGAGCGACGGCTCGATGCGCTCGTTCGACCTGCAGACGCCGGGCGATCTGCGCCCGGGCGATCGCGTGCGCATCGACGGCAATCAGATTTCACGGTATTGA
- a CDS encoding DUF4180 domain-containing protein, producing MRPFRLPRLREQAYIDFLGLVTRVAGHLARKLIHYRARLAAVGDIDAALARGRALRELVHETNRGDAFWFVADVGALAQQLPERSRAAGAR from the coding sequence TTGCGTCCCTTTCGCCTTCCTCGTCTTCGCGAGCAGGCGTACATCGACTTCCTTGGCCTCGTCACGCGCGTCGCCGGACACCTCGCGCGGAAGCTGATCCACTATCGCGCGAGGCTCGCCGCCGTCGGCGACATCGACGCGGCGCTCGCGCGCGGCCGCGCGTTGCGCGAACTCGTGCACGAAACGAATCGCGGCGACGCGTTCTGGTTCGTCGCGGATGTCGGCGCGCTCGCGCAACAGCTGCCCGAGCGCAGCCGCGCCGCCGGCGCGCGCTGA
- a CDS encoding CPBP family intramembrane glutamic endopeptidase: protein MGDVNKTGWPPPSSPRLKRIWYGAHGLRTGWAVLLYAAIVVAIVLALGYAARIAHHPFRPHIESSAAGQIPFELALCAASLIATRVMSRIDRRSWLDYGLRAPHSASHFVWGALCSLVAVSAIMGLLVLTGGATIEYSGASRAAALESALAWAAAFALIALAEEVAFRGYPFFKLAQRAHPVVAAALTSLAFGMSHVSNRNENIAGIVPIVMYGLVACVAIWRTGSLWWALGEHAMWDWSESFLFGAADSGLTAHDTLFRSHAIGPVWLSGGTVGPEASVLVFPALAALAYVAWRLPPRAASNDPALAHKRRQMI from the coding sequence ATGGGAGATGTGAACAAAACCGGCTGGCCGCCCCCGTCATCGCCTCGACTCAAACGCATCTGGTACGGCGCCCACGGCCTGCGAACCGGCTGGGCCGTGCTGCTGTATGCGGCGATCGTCGTGGCGATCGTGCTCGCGCTCGGCTACGCGGCTCGCATCGCGCACCATCCGTTTCGTCCGCACATCGAGTCGAGCGCGGCCGGCCAGATTCCGTTCGAGCTCGCGCTGTGCGCGGCGTCGCTGATCGCGACGCGCGTGATGAGCCGCATCGACCGTCGCTCATGGCTCGACTACGGGCTGCGCGCGCCGCACAGCGCGTCGCACTTCGTCTGGGGCGCGCTCTGCAGTCTCGTCGCCGTGTCGGCGATCATGGGCCTGCTCGTGCTGACGGGCGGCGCGACGATCGAATACTCGGGCGCGAGCCGGGCGGCCGCGCTCGAATCGGCGCTCGCGTGGGCGGCCGCGTTCGCGCTCATCGCACTCGCCGAGGAAGTGGCGTTTCGCGGCTACCCGTTCTTCAAGCTCGCGCAGCGCGCGCATCCCGTCGTCGCGGCGGCGCTCACGTCGCTCGCGTTCGGCATGTCGCACGTATCGAATCGCAACGAGAACATCGCGGGCATCGTGCCCATCGTGATGTACGGGCTCGTCGCGTGCGTCGCGATCTGGCGCACCGGCTCGCTGTGGTGGGCGCTCGGCGAGCATGCGATGTGGGACTGGAGCGAGTCGTTCCTGTTCGGCGCGGCCGACAGCGGGCTCACCGCGCACGACACGCTGTTCAGGAGCCACGCGATCGGCCCCGTCTGGCTGAGCGGCGGCACGGTCGGCCCCGAGGCGAGCGTGCTCGTGTTTCCGGCGCTCGCGGCGCTTGCATACGTCGCATGGCGCCTGCCGCCGCGCGCGGCGTCGAACGATCCGGCGCTCGCGCACAAGCGCCGACAGATGATCTGA